One Triplophysa rosa linkage group LG21, Trosa_1v2, whole genome shotgun sequence DNA segment encodes these proteins:
- the eya4 gene encoding eyes absent homolog 4 isoform X14: MENSQELNDQILKKSTADSHAPDPVDHRALEMQELTDPQHSVNSGTDCTSKLDKSILSNHITTNGTGGENLTILNTADWLLGCSTPPTAPIKSEPLNSSEAVSSAGDTVLDSYTGSVISSSGFSPRPAHQYSPPLYPSKPYPHILSTPVAPPMSAYTGQSQFSSMQQSTVYTPYSQTTPPYSLSTYDLGVMLPGIKTETQSALQSGLSYSPGFTTPQPGQTAYSPYQMPGSGFTTSPGLYTSNNSNPGNFTTQQQEYPSYTAFGQNQYAQYYSTSSYGSYMTSNSSLDGTSSVSTYQLQDSTPIMTGQDLNPGEFEAGQSPSTPVKEMEDRACRGGAAKARGRGRKNNPSPPPDSDLERVFVWDLDETIIVFHSLLTGSYAQKYGKDPPMAVTLGLRMEEMIFNLADTHLFFNDLEECDQVHIDDASSDDNGQDLSTYSFATDGFHAAATSASLCLATGVRGGVDWMRKLAFRYRRVKEMYCTYKNNVGGLLGPAKREAWLQLRAEVEALTDSWLTTALKSLSIISSRSNCVNVLVTTTQLIPAFAKVLLYSLGSVFPVENIYSATKIGKESCFERIMQRFGRKVVYVVIGDGVEEEQAAAKHNMPFWRISSHSDLLALHQALEFEYL, from the exons ATGGAGAATTCACAGGAGCTGAATGACCAGATT CTGAAGAAATCTACCGCTGATTCGCACGCTCCAGACCCAGTAGACCACAG GGCCTTGGAGATGCAGGAACTAACAGATCCACAGCACTCCGTGAACAGTGGCACCGACTGCACCTCCAAACTGGATAAGAGCATCCTCAGCAACCACATCACAACCAATGGAACAGGAG GAGAGAACTTGACTATTCTAAACACAGCTGATTGGCTGCTGGGCTGCAGTACTCCGCCCACTGCCCCAA TTAAATCTGAGCCCCTGAACAGCAGCGAGGCTGTGAGCTCAGCGGGAGACACTGTGCTGGACTCTTACACTGGGTCAG TTATAAGCAGCAGTGGATTCAGCCCTCGGCCGGCTCACCAGTATTCACCTCCTCTCTACCCCTCAAa GCCTTACCCTCACATCCTGTCCACTCCCGTGGCTCCTCCCATGTCGGCCTACACCGGTCAATCACAGTTCAGTAGCATGCAGCAGTCGACAGTTTACACGCCGTACTCTCAAACTACTCCGCCTTACAGCCTCTCCACCTATG ATTTGGGGGTGATGTTGCCAGGCATAAAGACAGAGACACAGTCAGCCCTCCAATCAGGGCTCAGCTATAGCCCTGGATTTACCACCCCTCAGCCGGGACAGACTGCCTACTCACCCTATCAGATGCCTG ggtctGGTTTCACAACCTCTCCTGGTCTCTACACATCCAACAACTCCAACCCCGGCAACTTCACCACACAACag CAGGAATATCCCTCCTACACAGCATTTGGCCAGAATCAATATGCTCAGTATTACTCCACATCCTCCTACGGTTCCTACATGACATCTAACAGCTCATTGGATGGCACAAGTTCAGTCTCCACCTATCAGCTGCAAGACTCCACCCCCATTATGACAGGGCAAGACCTGAATCCAG GTGAGTTCGAGGCGGGACAGAGCCCGTCTACGCCTGTTAAAGAGATGGAAGACAGGGCGTGTCGAGGGGGTGCGGCTAAAGCGAGAGGGCGGGGCAGAAAGAACAACCCCTCGCCACCACCTGACAGTGATCTTGag AGGGTGTTTGTTTGGGATCTGGATGAGACGATCATTGTGTTTCACTCGCTCCTCACAGGCTCTTATGCACAGAAATACGGCAAG GACCCTCCTATGGCTGTGACCCTCGGTTTGAGAATGGAGGAGATGATATTTAATCTCGCtgatactcatttattttttaatgatttagaG GAATGTGACCAGGTGCACATTGATGACGCCTCATCTGATGATAATGGCCAGGATCTTAG TACTTACAGTTTTGCCACTGATGGCTTCCATGCAGCTGCAACAAGTGCAAGTCTGTGCCTAGCAACAGGAGTTAGGGGCGGAGTCGACTGGATGAGGAAGTTAGCCTTCCGATACAGAAGAGTGAAGGAGATGTACTGCACATACAAAAACAATGTTGGCG GGTTGCTGGGGCCGGCTAAGAGGGAGGCGTGGCTTCAGCTACGAGCGGAGGTGGAGGCTCTCACAGACTCCTGGCTAACCACTGCGCTCAAGTCCCTGTCGATCATCAGCTCCAG GAGTAACTGCGTTAACGTCTTGGTGACAACGACACAGTTAATACCCGCATTTGCTAAAGTGTTGTTGTATAGCCTGGGCTCTGTCTTTCctgttgaaaacatttacagCGCAACCAAAATAG GCAAAGAGAGTTGCTTTGAACGCATAATGCAGAGGTTTGGCAGGAAGGTAGTGTATGTTGTTATTGGGGATGGTGTGGAAGAGGAGCAGGCCGCTGCCAAG
- the eya4 gene encoding eyes absent homolog 4 isoform X12, with the protein MENSQELNDQILKKSTADSHAPDPVDHRALEMQELTDPQHSVNSGTDCTSKLDKSILSNHITTNGTGVISSSGFSPRPAHQYSPPLYPSKPYPHILSTPVAPPMSAYTGQSQFSSMQQSTVYTPYSQTTPPYSLSTYDLGVMLPGIKTETQSALQSGLSYSPGFTTPQPGQTAYSPYQMPGSGFTTSPGLYTSNNSNPGNFTTQQQEYPSYTAFGQNQYAQYYSTSSYGSYMTSNSSLDGTSSVSTYQLQDSTPIMTGQDLNPGEFEAGQSPSTPVKEMEDRACRGGAAKARGRGRKNNPSPPPDSDLERVFVWDLDETIIVFHSLLTGSYAQKYGKDPPMAVTLGLRMEEMIFNLADTHLFFNDLEECDQVHIDDASSDDNGQDLSTYSFATDGFHAAATSASLCLATGVRGGVDWMRKLAFRYRRVKEMYCTYKNNVGGLLGPAKREAWLQLRAEVEALTDSWLTTALKSLSIISSRSNCVNVLVTTTQLIPAFAKVLLYSLGSVFPVENIYSATKIGKESCFERIMQRFGRKVVYVVIGDGVEEEQAAAKHNMPFWRISSHSDLLALHQALEFEYL; encoded by the exons ATGGAGAATTCACAGGAGCTGAATGACCAGATT CTGAAGAAATCTACCGCTGATTCGCACGCTCCAGACCCAGTAGACCACAG GGCCTTGGAGATGCAGGAACTAACAGATCCACAGCACTCCGTGAACAGTGGCACCGACTGCACCTCCAAACTGGATAAGAGCATCCTCAGCAACCACATCACAACCAATGGAACAGGAG TTATAAGCAGCAGTGGATTCAGCCCTCGGCCGGCTCACCAGTATTCACCTCCTCTCTACCCCTCAAa GCCTTACCCTCACATCCTGTCCACTCCCGTGGCTCCTCCCATGTCGGCCTACACCGGTCAATCACAGTTCAGTAGCATGCAGCAGTCGACAGTTTACACGCCGTACTCTCAAACTACTCCGCCTTACAGCCTCTCCACCTATG ATTTGGGGGTGATGTTGCCAGGCATAAAGACAGAGACACAGTCAGCCCTCCAATCAGGGCTCAGCTATAGCCCTGGATTTACCACCCCTCAGCCGGGACAGACTGCCTACTCACCCTATCAGATGCCTG ggtctGGTTTCACAACCTCTCCTGGTCTCTACACATCCAACAACTCCAACCCCGGCAACTTCACCACACAACag CAGGAATATCCCTCCTACACAGCATTTGGCCAGAATCAATATGCTCAGTATTACTCCACATCCTCCTACGGTTCCTACATGACATCTAACAGCTCATTGGATGGCACAAGTTCAGTCTCCACCTATCAGCTGCAAGACTCCACCCCCATTATGACAGGGCAAGACCTGAATCCAG GTGAGTTCGAGGCGGGACAGAGCCCGTCTACGCCTGTTAAAGAGATGGAAGACAGGGCGTGTCGAGGGGGTGCGGCTAAAGCGAGAGGGCGGGGCAGAAAGAACAACCCCTCGCCACCACCTGACAGTGATCTTGag AGGGTGTTTGTTTGGGATCTGGATGAGACGATCATTGTGTTTCACTCGCTCCTCACAGGCTCTTATGCACAGAAATACGGCAAG GACCCTCCTATGGCTGTGACCCTCGGTTTGAGAATGGAGGAGATGATATTTAATCTCGCtgatactcatttattttttaatgatttagaG GAATGTGACCAGGTGCACATTGATGACGCCTCATCTGATGATAATGGCCAGGATCTTAG TACTTACAGTTTTGCCACTGATGGCTTCCATGCAGCTGCAACAAGTGCAAGTCTGTGCCTAGCAACAGGAGTTAGGGGCGGAGTCGACTGGATGAGGAAGTTAGCCTTCCGATACAGAAGAGTGAAGGAGATGTACTGCACATACAAAAACAATGTTGGCG GGTTGCTGGGGCCGGCTAAGAGGGAGGCGTGGCTTCAGCTACGAGCGGAGGTGGAGGCTCTCACAGACTCCTGGCTAACCACTGCGCTCAAGTCCCTGTCGATCATCAGCTCCAG GAGTAACTGCGTTAACGTCTTGGTGACAACGACACAGTTAATACCCGCATTTGCTAAAGTGTTGTTGTATAGCCTGGGCTCTGTCTTTCctgttgaaaacatttacagCGCAACCAAAATAG GCAAAGAGAGTTGCTTTGAACGCATAATGCAGAGGTTTGGCAGGAAGGTAGTGTATGTTGTTATTGGGGATGGTGTGGAAGAGGAGCAGGCCGCTGCCAAG